From one Acipenser ruthenus chromosome 21, fAciRut3.2 maternal haplotype, whole genome shotgun sequence genomic stretch:
- the LOC117428307 gene encoding microtubule-associated protein 1A-like, whose amino-acid sequence MEMEEGPASARHTVSMETLAGPAAAAEKSDVRWEPVQPQQLVQHQGQQQRAAAPFNKGSYYILIVIGEIATENQLTAIRESIELGLRSWDIDLTSCDLDLQLRHFVTRHSAQFSAEVRGQRTLHHRSDVLETVVLVNPSENTIVSEIHSLITNPAGHKLLILSGQSSDQGGDLILQSGAFTFQNFSEVFADPEVSELLTTADPDHRASLTLSCQGEGDWSSLGQQHQHLREFLDLRLNPDPVLPEMEGVSEFTEYVSETVDVPSPFDMLEPPTSGGFLKLSKPCCYIFPGGRGDSALFAVNGFNILVDGGSDRRSCFWKLVRHLDRIDSILLTHIGADNLPGINGLLQRKIAEQDEEQSQGSTTYSDWMKNLISPELGVVFFNVPEKLRMPESTLKVKRSIEEASLTLQYLSKLGIKPEPLYRVVSNTIDPITLFHKMGVGRLDMYVLNPVKDSKEMQFLMQKWAGNSKAKTGIMLPNGKEGEISVPYLTSVTALVVWLPASPTEKIVRVLFPGNAPQNKILEGLEKLKHLDFLRYPVATQKDISSGVPPPLLKQTKMKQRTDSKESLKSSPKPQPAAKAAKKEAEAQEETPVEIKSEPLKENKLEKKEEKKVKEVKEAKPAKAKTEAAETAKQEKKKLLKEKSIKKHTKVFKMDEKKDKEKKEIKREKREVKKEEAAKKEEKKESKPKEDKKKEATKPELKKITKPDLKSFTPEVRKTLHKAKMPGKPKTDKTKSKTAKEAGQQPAAPVAAEPEALVAPPEAQESIPPPLAVEDRSIVSSPEDLTKDFEELKQEEVANPELEAEPLQESLVVTGPPAEDTIIPSPYQEEEAEERIISQTLMDTKHQPLESPDEGITTTDAEAESPHEERQVSQAKEAEEPITGEKFEDEGAEMEEEEEAEEEDREKQEKKELDEGDEDMGMGEDEEEGKWKERMEEEKWEKERVDKKHEEEEMEKCEKYIEKIEKQGKEETKGLEQAEDEEEEEEVVEKAELEEAEVVDVTVEEVQVKAEEGGLVKKDEETKKIEEKFLGVVGDDPYSLTHTATAAVTAAAQGATAAENISYIQDETIPGYSETEQTISDEEIHEETEDRIPHLRYEVGACDISVPDVTGSFDAIHGIRGMKVEAMSDTSDLAAKGYIGVQDPTLAIYSTNIIAAPLAEEEHISSATSITECDKLSSFATSVAEDQSVASVTAPRTEETGKSSLLLDTVNSIPSSTYTEATQGRDYLPSAGTISPTSSLEEDKYFKSPPSEEFQPIVAEGDTVGRVMLAPEEEDEEEEDEEYEDQTPNVEMPLGKIQEGYRSPQMSQERERDLEKPLHSSVAQPTAAEVQPVVDEVHTASPLSKDDFSQKTDIKPSSPPFSHHEEFSSLVESEDRCLSPDDSTVKMASPTQSGPNSAGHTPFHQSPIEEKTVTVAGQQQKEEGVLQQTTTELVSAKEEKEEKREEKEGKPELGLPVAMPDTDKPVNLLEQEASTTKPSPPSPLPKDLPISLEPMKEVEEADLKELAFAKSEVCEAGISKTSSTIPCLQSLPMSTEPQKEIEEASMMDLSPAKPSPPCTLPEDLPISPEPVVLEKEQVKPVCSKEMSPTAVKEVLPMEGKEGFLKDMTNEKVCLSREDEGEEEEEREGKESTTSKYMDEKESGFMQEEYTCETKSLEEEKMVELHASIAAKTLPEKENEKEKVAEKDIESSFLQPEQLKLEEKQTASYLEQEAYPKVLYSDEEEDEEEDEEEEDATCMGGAGSRPLSLEPSKIDLSSHEISSIPTSHKAEHSVLLATSSYGADFSFTELQTPPLSGPTDQVTNLLGSEISPEPMGKTDTAKPVEIVTAPPCAGSPPSTSTSPLSSSLEKPFSEPTTVGKEDKSSSSEGPSPVETTMPPLIPGKAEEVDLSHEDPLGKTHTYLQEEEKTEVKKYEKEAKREKEGEREAVSPGLPPSSTFFLLERDEVAKICQDKKDYIETVGMQSPKEQEKEEISKYSPEEKTTAKENKEEKEQEHFIVERDGAKIGDDKVAAIEVPAEGPGSPREELEDAFSKQEEEVSFSRVDYHPDAYAGPQRSVHFGLYDMESEEREKGQEEENEREERELTPYPDDKSFTYTEIYDNKQMPVMEPFSFIPTHQQQQQHTDYLEKEQAWEQEKLSEPEKKGTASPSLPVSSEVKEEPGMSAKEEESHLDTAGEKEQSSPTWTETKLVAKVTTTTIGFDDSPEKQATEKEKEKEEEKETAKQEKEKLLSPKADKPEPPQSPSCHLSPEEKDLFSHSAQPEDKDSQASTASYTEPSLQNLDDNILASSAEYSTKSSAAAGKAMMSYYEEGALERGDTRMLMENEDEAEEEDEEEVEEGEEEESASDSDLEKGAKEKSEKESKGDSCSYECFSEQDTHSKIPEKKEEEKKKEGLPLEPECSLGTQGKPSTSPSPIFEPFSSGSQKSEAAEFLQKTESSPSSTSSMSTLYTGSYTEIGKTDAKGFPSGFEYSYCGEDKDSFLTEQSEGKEQKDKSPDSDHQECTQLPKSSKETYFHSEKDLEFERQKTPDLLSKKGGDLFSSSGFDYTTTSATSYSSSSSFSYSSSTSTSLSAYQQFGKEIDTPATSFTTPKPDLDTAHFEYSSFKEEKSPITGAPFSSGVGSMVKDEYLEVSEKLTTATTKAESSGLTRFSPLSPFEEVKPFPPVCAASTEDKKDQGSLPDVNAQEEQQQESFHKSEWADEPVLGLSSTISEPYSLLSHSVEKDSVPRSLFDVSPLLPADSTAKCSFEESQGAEESYLCEMEDNTLPCRLECQRSPPATPTEQKAGEETHSEKQATVVPTTSFTSCTTSSLPDVLTSFPSPSQPAVQAASATSNGPTEVSMSPPGAPYGTTEMPCSGAATTASTETEKKEQEKDLEQEDKEDEKKKEKSSTLEWEPQQQQKGMSPAVSPPHSREEEEEDEEKEPERPVRPLSLASSDQTFHSSYYAETSSRAGEDSKQPPQDLCLGATSSFSPSATAGYSSCEYKHRKGEISPSFINPSPHRLSSEEEEEEDEGSDQSQDGDDNQQQTSSVKRRSHQQQPHPSHPGDNSGGQSHHLQGAMAAGLGAAGEETPPTSVSESLPSQSDSDVPPETEECPSITADGNMDSDEDAEFLPVDKSAAVAGGGNHHTSSSRSERSHDPPPFPLMDPFPHPPHPDVCMVDPEVLSNDQNLAARTDKMLKANKGMRKPLGKPKSASPGRKGPPGGKKSPTPAKQPQPAKDSTEKSPKTSSIRKKEGDKTSKPTRASDVQGSRGEDRDEVSRSSQGHNPGRGLVNGVKSNTGSSSQKSSSGVPPGPPIYVDLAYIPNHCSAKNVDQEFFKRVRAAYYVVSGNDMGSGEPSRGVLDGLLEGKAQWGNNMQVTLIPTHDTEVTREWYQQTHEKQQELNIMVLASSSTVVMQDESFPACKIEF is encoded by the exons GACAAAGGACTCTTCACCACAGAAGTGATGTCCTAGAAACCGTCGTCTTAGTCAATCCTTCAGAGAACACAATTGTCTCAGAG ATCCACTCTCTGATTACCAACCCTGCTGGACACAAACTCCTGATTCTGAGCGGGCAAAGTTCAGACCAGGGAGGCGATCTTATCTTGCAAAGTGGGGCATTCACCTTCCAGAACTTTTCAGAGGTCTTTGCCGATCCTGAG GTGAGTGAGCTCCTCACCACAGCTGACCCTGATCACCGGGCCTCTCTGACGTTGTCCTGTCAGGGGGAAGGGGACTGGAGCTCCCTGGGGCAGCAGCACCAACACTTACGGGAGTTCCTGGACCTTAGGCTGAACCCTGATCCTGTGCTGCCCGAGATGGAGGGCGTCTCGGAATTCACAGAGTACGTCTCTGAAACCGTAGACGTGCCTTCCCCCTTCGACATGCTGGAGCCCCCCACTTCAGGGGGCTTCCTGAAGCTCTCAAAGCCTTGCTGCTACATCTTCCCTGGAGGGAGAGGGGACTCTGCTCTGTTTGCAGTCAACGGCTTCAACATCCTAGTGGACGGAGGCTCAGACCGGAGGTCATGCTTCTGGAAGCTGGTCCGTCACCTGGACCGGATCGACTCCATCCTTCTGACGCACATCGGAGCAGACAACCTTCCCGGGATCAATGGGCTCCTCCAGAGAAAGATTGCAGAGCAAGATGAGGAGCAGTCTCAGGGATCAACTACCTACAGCGACTGGATGAAGAACCTGATCTCTCCCGAGCTGGGAGTGGTGTTCTTCAATGTTCCCGAGAAGCTGCGGATGCCTGAATCCACCCTTAAAGTAAAGAGGAGCATCGAGGAGGCTTCCCTTACTTTGCAGTATCTTAGCAAGCTGGGAATCAAGCCTGAGCCTCTGTACAGAGTGGTCAGCAACACCATTGATCCCATCACGCTCTTCCACAAGATGGGGGTTGGCAGGCTGGACATGTATGTCCTTAACCCAGTGAAGGATAGCAAAGAGATGCAGTTCCTCATGCAAAAGTGGGCAGGCAATAGTAAGGCCAAGACTGGCATCATGTTACCCAATGGAAAGGAAGGAGAGATCTCTGTTCCATACCTGACGTCTGTCACAGCCCTAGTGGTCTGGCTCCCTGCCAGCCCCACAGAAAAGATTGTCCGGGTGTTATTTCCTGGGAATGCCCCACAGAACAAAATCCTAGAAGGACTGGAGAAGTTAAAACACTTGGACTTTTTAAGGTATCCAGTGGCAACCCAGAAGGACATTTCTTCTGGTGTGCCACCTCCTTTGTTGAAACAGACCAAAATGAAGCAAAGGACAGACAGTAAGGAGAGTCTAAAGTCATCACCAAAACCACAACCGGCAGCTAAGGCAGCTAAAAAGGAAGCAGAGGCACAGGAGGAGACACCAGTGGAAATAAAAAGCGAGCCATTGAAGGAGAACAAACTTGAGAAAAAAGAAGAGAAGAAAGTGAAGGAAGTGAAGGAAGCCAAGCCAGCAAAAGCTAAAACAGAGGCTGCAGAGACAgcgaaacaggaaaagaaaaaacTCTTGAAAGAGAAGTCAATCAAAAAGCACACCAAGGTGTTCAAGATGGACGAGAAGAAagacaaagaaaagaaagagatcAAGAGGGAGAAGCGGGAAGTGAAGAAGGAGGAAGCTGCCAAAAAAGAGGAGAAAAAAGAATCGAAGCCGAAGGAAGACAAAAAGAAAGAAGCCACCAAGCCAGAGTTGAAGAAGATCACCAAACCAGACTTGAAGTCATTCACTCCTGAAGTTAGGAAGACCCTCCACAAGGCCAAAATGCCTGGGAAACCTAAGACAGACAAAACCAAATCCAAGACAGCCAAGGAAGCTGGACAACAGCCTGCAGCCCCTGTGGCAGCAGAACCAGAAGCTTTGGTGGCACCACCTGAAGCACAAGAGTCCATTCCCCCACCCCTGGCTGTGGAGGACAGATCCATTGTATCATCTCCAGAAGACCTAACAAAGGATTTCGAGGAgctgaaacaagaagaggtggcAAACCCAGAACTGGAagcagaaccactgcaggaatcccTTGTGGTAACTGGGCCTCCCGCAGAGGACACAATTATCCCCAGCCCTTACCAGGAGGAAGAAGCAGAGGAAAGGATTATTTCCCAGACTCTGATGGACACTAAGCACCAACCACTGGAGTCTCCCGATGAGGGAATAACCACTACAGATGCAGAGGCTGAATCCCCGCATGAGGAGAGGCAGGTATCCCAGGCCAAAGAGGCAGAAGAGCCAATAACTGGGGAAAAATTTGAGGATGAAGGAGCAGAaatggaagaggaagaggaggcagaggaggaggatAGAGAGAAGCAAGAgaagaaagagttggatgaaggGGATGAGGACATGGGAATGGGAGAAGATGAGGAAGAAGGGAAATGGAAAGAAAGGATGGAGGAAGAGAAATGGGAAAAAGAGAGGGTGGACAAAAAGCATGAAGAGGAGGAGATGGAAAAGTGTGAAAAATACATTGAGAAGATTGAAAAGCAAGGGAAGGAAGAAACAAAAGGACTTGAACAGGCGGAagatgaggaggaagaggaagaggtgGTAGAAAAAGCTGAGCTGGAGGAAGCAGAAGTTGTTGATGTCACTGTTGAGGAAGTACAAGTAAAAGCTGAAGAGGGGGGACTGGTTAAAAAGGATGAAGAAACCAAAAAAATTGAAGAGAAATTCCTTGGCGTAGTAGGAGATGACCCATACTCTTTGACCCATACAGCAACAGCTGCTGTCACGGCAGCTGCACAGGGTGCCACAGCTGCTGAAAATATATCCTACATCCAAGACGAAACAATCCCTGGTTATTCTGAAACAGAGCAGACTATTTCTGATGAAGAAATTCACGAGGAAACAGAGGACAGGATACCACATCTCCGCTACGAGGTTGGCGCCTGTGACATCTCTGTGCCTGATGTGACAGGCTCTTTTGACGCCATCCATGGCATAAGGGGGATGAAGGTAGAAGCCATGTCTGACACCTCTGATTTGGCAGCCAAGGGCTACATAGGCGTTCAGGACCCAACGTTAGCCATCTACTCGACCAACATCATTGCTGCCCCATTGGCAGAAGAGGAACACATTTCCTCAGCCACTTCCATCACTGAATGTGATAAGCTGTCCTCCTTTGCCACCTCTGTGGCTGAAGATCAGTCAGTAGCGTCTGTGACTGCGCCACGAACAGAGGAGACTGGGAAGAGCTCTTTGCTTCTTGACACTGTCAACAGCATTCCCTCTTCCACCTATACTGAGGCCACCCAGGGAAGGGACTACCTACCTTCAGCCGGGACCATCTCCCCTACCTCCTCCCTGGAGGAGGACAAGTACTTTAAGTCTCCTCCATCTGAAGAGTTCCAGCCCATAGTGGCAGAAGGAGACACAGTGGGGAGGGTGATGCTGGCTCCTGAAGAGGAGGACGAAGAGGAGGAAGATGAAGAATATGAAGATCAAACTCCCAATGTTGAAATGCCACTAGGAAAGATTCAAGAAGGCTACCGTTCTCCGCAGATGTCCCAGGAAAGGGAAAGGGATTTGGAAAAGCCCCTCCATTCATCTGTGGCACAGCCCACTGCAGCAGAAGTTCAGCCAGTCGTGGATGAAGTCCATACTGCTTCTCCTCTCTCAAAAGATGACTTCTCTCAAAAAACTGACATTAAGCCCTCATCTCCCCCTTTCTCTCACCATGAAGAGTTTAGTTCTTTGGTAGAAAGTGAAGACAGATGTCTCAGTCCAGATGACAGCACTGTCAAAATGGCCTCCCCTACACAGTCTGGTCCAAACAGTGCAGGACACACTCCTTTTCACCAATCTCCCATTGAGGAGAAAACAGTAACCGTTGCAGGGCAACAACAGAAAGAAGAAGGAGTTCTCCAGCAGACAACCACAGAGTTAGTCTCTGCTAaagaagagaaggaggagaagagagaAGAAAAGGAAGGGAAACCAGAGCTGGGTTTGCCAGTTGCAATGCCAGACACTGACAAACCTGTGAATCTGCTTGAACAGGAGGCCAGCACAACCAAGCCAAGTCCTCCTAGTCCTTTACCTAAAGACCTACCCATCTCTCTAGAGCCAATGAAAGAGGTTGAAGAAGCCGATTTGAAGGAGCTGGCTTTTGCCAAGAGTGAAGTCTGTGAGGCTGGCATAAGCAAGACAAGCTCCACAATCCCTTGTCTCCAGAGCCTACCCATGTCTACAGAGCCCCAAAAAGAGATAGAAGAAGCCAGCATGATGGATTTGTCTCCTGCCAAGCCAAGCCCCCCGTGCACATTACCTGAAGACCTACCTATCTCTCCAGAGCCTGTGGTCTTGGAGAAAGAGCAAGTGAAGCCTGTTTGTTCAAAAGAAATGTCACCGACGGCAGTAAAAGAGGTGTTGCCAATGGAAGGAAAGGAGGGCTTTCTCAAGGACATGACCAATGAAAAGGTTTGTTTATCAAGAGAAGAtgaaggagaggaggaggaagagagagaggggaaggagagTACAACATCTAAATATATGGATGAAAAAGAGAGTGGGTTCATGCAGGAGGAGTATACTTGTGAAACTAAATCACTTGAGGAAGAGAAGATGGTGGAGCTTCATGCTTCCATAGCTGCAAAGACATTGccagagaaagagaatgaaaaggAAAAAGTTGCAGAGAAGGACATTGAATCTTCCTTCCTTCAACCTGAACAGTTGAAGCTAGAAGAAAAGCAGACAGCCTCCTACTTGGAACAGGAAGCATATCCCAAGGTTCTTTACTCtgatgaagaagaagatgaagaagaggatgaggaggaagaggatgCAACATGTATGGGCGGAGCAGGGTCCAGGCCATTGTCTCTTGAGCCAAGCAAAATTGACCTTTCCTCTCATGAGATCTCCTCCATCCCCACATCCCACAAGGCAGAGCATAGTGTGCTTTTGGCCACCTCCAGCTATGGAGCAGATTTTTCTTTCACTGAGCTCCAAACACCACCTTTATCTGGACCAACAGACCAGGTAACTAATCTGTTAGGCAGTGAAATTTCTCCTGAACCCATGGGGAAAACTGATACTGCCAAGCCGGTGGAAATTGTAACAGCTCCTCCTTGTGCTGGCAGCCCTCCTAGCACATCCACCAGCCCCCTTTCATCCAGCCTCGAAAAACCATTTTCTGAGCCAACAACTGTTGGCAAAGAGGACAAGAGCAGTAGCAGTGAGGGCCCTTCTCCAGTGGAGACAACAATGCCTCCCCTCATTCCTGGCAAAGCTGAAGAAGTTGACTTATCACATGAGGATCCCTTGGGGAagacacacacatatttacaAGAAGAAGAGAAAACAGaggtgaaaaaatatgaaaaggAGGCAAAACGAGAAAAGGAGGGTGAGCGGGAGGCAGTATCACCAGGACTGCCCCCTTCCTCCACCTTCTTCCTTTTGGAGAGAGATGAAGTAGCAAAGATCTGCCAAGACAAAAAAGATTATATTGAAACTGTGGGTATGCAGTCTCCCAAAGAACAAGAAAAGGAAGAAATATCCAAGTATTCTCCAGAAGAAAAAACTACAGCTAAAGAgaacaaagaagaaaaagagcAAGAACATTTCATTGTGGAACGAGATGGTGCGAAGATTGGTGATGACAAGGTGGCTGCAATAGAGGTGCCTGCTGAGGGCCCAGGCTCCCCCAGGGAGGAATTGGAAGATGCTTTCTCCAAGCAGGAGGAAGAAGTGTCATTCAGCCGGGTGGATTACCACCCTGATGCTTATGCAGGACCTCAGAGGAGTGTACATTTTGGTCTTTATGACATGGAGAGTGAAGAGAGGGAGAAAGGACAGGAGgaggagaatgagagagaagAAAGAGAGCTGACTCCTTACCCAGATGACAAGAGTTTTACTTACACAGAAATCTATGACAACAAGCAAATGCCTGTCATGGAGCCTTTTTCATTCATCCCAACTcatcagcaacagcagcaacacaCCGATTACTTGGAGAAAGAGCAGGCATGGGAACAAGAGAAACTCAGCGAGCCAGAGAAAAAAGGCACCGCTTCCCCATCTCTTCCGGTCTCATCTGAGGTCAAGGAGGAGCCTGGAATGTCCGCCAAGGAAGAGGAATCACATCTGGACACGGCAGGTGAAAAAGAGCAATCTTCACCAACATGGACTGAGACAAAACTGGTTGCTAAAGTTACCACCACTACAATAGGCTTTGATGATTCTCCAGAGAAACAGGCcacagagaaagagaaggagaaggaaGAAGAAAAAGAGACAGCTAAACAAGAGAAAGAGAAACTGCTATCCCCAAAGGCTGACAAACCTGAGCCACCCCAGTCCCCTTCTTGTCATTTGTCTCCAGAAGAAAAGGATCTCTTTTCGCACAGTGCCCAGCCAGAGGATAAAGACAGCCAGGCTAGCACTGCATCTTACACTGAACCCAGCTTGCAGAACCTGGATGACAACATCCTGGCATCCAGCGCTGAATATTCTACCAAAAGCAGTGCTGCTGCTGGCAAAGCAATGATGAGCTATTATGAGGAGGGAGCCCTAGAAAGGGGAGATACAAGGATGCTGATGGAAAATGAAGATGAAGcagaggaggaggatgaagaagaggtggaggaaggagaggaagaggagagtgCCAGTGACTCTGATCTAGAAAAGGGTGCCAAGGAGAAATCTGAAAAGGAATCAAAAGGTGACTCCTGTTCTTATGAGTGTTTCTCAGAGCAAGACACGCATTCCAAAATCCCAGAGAAGAAagaggaagaaaagaaaaaggaaggcTTGCCTTTGGAGCCTGAATGCAGCTTGGGAACTCAGGGAAAGCCATCCACTTCTCCGTCTCCCATTTTTGAGCCCTTCAGCAGTGGAAGCCAGAAGTCAGAGGCAGCTGAATTCCTACAAAAGACAGAAAGCAGCCCTAGTAGCACAAGCAGCATGTCTACCCTGTACACAGGCAGTTACACAGAGATCGGAAAAACAGATGCAAAAGGGTTTCCTTCTGGGTTTGAGTATTCTTACTGTGGAGAGGATAAGGATTCCTTCCTGACAGAGCAATCTGAAGGAAAAGAACAAAAAGACAAGAGTCCTGACAGTGACCATCAAGAATGCACCCAGCTCCCAAAGTCCAGTAAAGAGACATACTTCCACAGTGAGAAAGATCTTGAATTTGAGAGACAGAAAACTCCTGACCTGTTGAGTAAAAAAGGGGGAGATCTCTTTTCCTCTTCTGGCTTTGATTACACGACCACATCTGCCACTTCAtattcctcttcctcttcttttaGTTATTCATCCTCAACTTCTACCTCCCTCTCTGCTTACCAGCAATTTGGCAAGGAAATTGATACCCCTGCCACCAGCTTCACCACACCCAAACCGGATTTGGACACTGCTCACTTTGAATACTCCTCTTTCAAGGAGGAGAAATCGCCAATTACAGGAGCCCCTTTCTCTAGTGGAGTAGGAAGCATGGTTAAAGATGAGTATCTGGAGGTTTCTGAGAAGTTAACTACGGCCACCACAAAAGCTGAATCATCAGGCCTCACCCGATTCTCTCCTCTGAGTCCCTTTGAAGAGGTGAAGCCCTTCCCTCCAGTCTGTGCTGCATCAACTGAAGACAAGAAGGACCAGGGAAGCTTGCCAGATGTCAATGCACAGGAGGAGCAGCAACAGGAAAGCTTCCACAAGTCTGAATGGGCTGATGAGCCAGTGTTGGGTTTAAGTTCTACAATATCTGAACCTTACTCCCTCTTGTCTCACTCTGTTGAAAAGGATTCCGTACCACGAAGCCTGTTTGATGTCTCTCCTTTGCTCCCAGCTGATTCCACAGCCAAATGCTCTTTCGAGGAGTCTCAAGGAGCAGAAGAGTCGTATTTGTGCGAGATGGAGGACAACACCTTGCCTTGCCGCCTTGAATGCCAAAGATCACCCCCTGCCACCCCAACAGAGCAGAAAGCTGGAGAAGAGACCCATTCTGAGAAACAGGCCACAGTGGTCCCAACAACCTCCTTCACCTCCTGCACAACCAGCTCCCTCCCTGATGTCCTGACATCATTCCCCTCCCCATCACAGCCAGCAGTGCAGGCAGCTTCAGCCACATCAAACGGGCCCACGGAGGTAAGCATGAGCCCTCCAGGGGCACCATATGGAACTACAGAAATGCCCTGCAGTGGAGCAGCAACAACGGCGTCAACTGAGACAGAGAAGAAGGAACAGGAAAAGGATTTGGAGCAGGAGGACAAGGAAGATGAAAAGAAAAAGGAGAAGAGCAGCACCTTGGAATGGGAGCCACAGCAACAGCAGAAGGGAATGTCTCCTGCTGTTTCCCCTCCACATTCAcgtgaggaggaagaagaagatgaagaaaagGAGCCTGAACGCCCTGTCCGTCCTCTTTCCCTGGCCTCTTCTGACCAAACCTTCCACTCATCCTACTACGCCGAAACATCAAGCAGAGCAGGAGAGGACTCTAAGCAGCCTCCTCAGGACTTGTGCCTGGGAGCcacctcctccttctctccttccGCGACTGCCGGCTATTCTTCTTGTGAGTACAAACACCGCAAAGGGGAGATTTCCCCATCCTTTATCAACCCCAGCCCGCACCGGCTCTCcagtgaggaggaagaagaggaggatgaAGGCAGCGACCAATCACAGGATGGCGATGACAACCAACAGCAGACGTCGTCAGTCAAAAGGCGGTCCCACCAACAGCAACCCCACCCCAGTCACCCTGGGGACAATAGTGGGGGCCAATCACATCACCTCCAAGGTGCCATGGCTGCTGGCTTGGGGGCAGCAGGCGAGGAGACTCCACCCACCTCTGTCAGCGAATCTCTGCCCTCACAGTCTGACTCTGATGTGCCCCCTGAAACAGAGGAGTGTCCTTCAATCACTGCAGACGGCAATATGGATTCTGATGAAGACGCAGAGTTTCTTCCAGTGGACAAATCGGCAGCTGTAGCAGGGGGCGGCAATCACCACACTTCCTCTTCTAGATCTGAAAGAAGTCATGACCCCCCTCCCTTCCCTCTGATGGACCCTTTCCCGCATCCCCCACACCCTGACGTCTGTATGGTGGACCCGGAAGTGCTGTCCAATGACCAGAACCTGGCGGCCCGGACCGACAAGATGCTGAAGGCCAACAAAGGCATGAGGAAGCCCCTCGGCAAGCCCAAATCAGCCTCCCCAGGCCGCAAGGGACCTCCCGGGGGAAAGAAGTCACCCACTCCTGCCAAGCAGCCCCAACCTGCCAAAGACTCCACCGAGAAGTCTCCCAAGACCTCCTCCATCCGGAAGAAAGAAGGCGATAAGACATCCAAACCGACACGCGCGTCCGACGTGCAGGGATCCCGCGGAGAGGACAGGGACGAGGTCTCCAGATCAAGCCAGGGACACAACCCCGGGAGGGGCCTGGTCAATGGAGTCAAAAGCAACACAG GCTCCAGCTCTCAGAAGTCGAGTTCAGGGGTCCCCCCCGGCCCCCCAATATATGTGGACCTGGCCTACATCCCCAACCACTGCAGTGCCAAGAACGTGGACCAGGAGTTCTTCAAGCGTGTGCGAGCTGCTTACTATGTGGTGAGCGGGAACGACATGGGGAGCGGGGAGCCCAGCCGAGGAGTTCTGGACGGGCTACTCGAAGGCAAGGCTCAGTGGGGCAACAACATGCAG GTGACCCTGATCCCGACCCACGACACAGAGGTGACCCGGGAGTGGTACCAGCAGACCCACGAGAAGCAGCAGGAGCTGAACATCATGGTCCTGGCAAGCAGCAGCACTGTAGTGATGCAGGA